Genomic segment of Colletotrichum destructivum chromosome 5, complete sequence:
CGACGGCGGAGGTGGGAGTGCCCACGCGCGACGAGCGGCCGTCAAACGTGACGAGCGAGTTTTGTGCGATACATGAAAGATTTTCCGTGTTGAACTTGGCCAGAATGTCGGTTCCGTCCAAGGGCACTGAAAAGTTCGTCCTAGCTTGTTGAAGCAGTCGTGGTACAGCTTGGCCAAGAGTGACATTACTAAAATTAGTCGAAGTGGAATTTCCCATGAGGTTTGTTGTAGTGCACCCCGTAGCTCCGGCCACGCTGCAAGTCTGCCCGGTAAACCCGttgatgcagatgcaggaGCAAACGCCTTGGGATATGACGTTAGTTCCGCCATTTTCGCACCTGAGTTGGTTTTGGCATTGGTTCAAAGCCGGTTCCGCCGTGGGTGTGCTAGTCCGGTTGCGCCGGAAGACGAGGAATTCGAgggggacgacgatggcggcggcgacgatgcccaGCACGATGATGACGATAACAATGAAGGCCCAAAGGGGGAGACCGCAGCATCTCCTGCGAGGCCTAGTCGACGACTGCTCATCATTGGACTCAAGTCTGGCTAGAGGAGACCCTCTTGCCGCCATCGCTCGGGTTACGGGCTGTGGAGTGCTGCCTCGACTGCCCGGTGCCAGGGGCCAAGAGGCTGTGGAGGCTCGTCGGAACCAGCTGCCCCGATTTGGGGGGTTGGGAGTTGTCGCCGCAGGTGGGGGAAACGCAGCCAGCATGTCGGATAGACCTGACTGGTGCTTTTCGGCAGCTAGAGCCAAGTTAGTCGCCGTTGCCAAGAAGGCGGTTGAATGGTCTCAACTTACATGACATGCCAGACACTTGTTGATCCCCCTCGCGCCCAAATGCCTTCTCGTCCGGCCACGTCCCGTCACCCATCTCGAATCGGCTCCCGGGTCTTCGTCCGCGGTCGATCAGGGCAGCTAGGCGGGTTGCGCGCTTGATGAGATCCGGCAAGCTAGTCATGCTTCCCCTGGACTCCATTGCCCTGACCGAGTCCATGTCGAGTCCAAGTTTTGGTGGGCGTCGGATGGCTGACAAGCGGTCATAGGGTCGTGGCGATGGTGTGACTTTCCTCATATCTGCCGGGTCTGTTGCGCTGGCAGCGGCAAAAGCGCCAAGCATCGCATCGGGCGTGAGTGATGGCGTGTTGGCTGTCGCCGCCACGGTGGGGACTGTGCCAGACGAGCTGGACCCCTCGTAGTATGCCGTTCCACTCTCAAACGGGCTGACGGGAAGTTGCATAGGACTGGGCGACGGTCGTGGCGGTGGTTCTTGAAGTTCCGAGACGGACTGTGCTTCCTGGGGCAACGGGTCGCCGCTGCTCGGTGCGCGATTCATGACGATGGACGGCTTTGACATTTTGCCTAAACTTGCGCTCCTCACCAGCTTGCTCTCGTCGCCCACATCGCCATATGGTGACCCGCTGCCACGGCTCATTTGGCTGTTTTCGTCTTCGGTGGAATACGCATCATCCCCGTAGTAGTCGTCTGGGTATCCCGGGCTAAATCCCGGTGATTGACTACCCCAGCTCTCAGGCATTGCGGCACTCGAGGCAAACGACGTGTGTGATCTAGACCGCGGGCTCTCTTCGGGAATCGGTGAAACAAACGAGGCATTTGAATAAAAGGACGAGTCGCCTCGGCGCGACGATGGCGGTGGGCCTAGAGTTACACttcgtctcggcggcgctACCGGGGGTGGTGCAGCAACGGGCGGGATAGCTGCCGGCAGGGGAAAGTCTGGAATCGATCCGACAGACGAAAGCGACGATTGCGTGTGTCTTGACGACGGGGTAAGCGGAGTGGATGATATATCCTGGCTCAAGACTGATTCCCGCCCGCTTTGCGGTGTGTATTGGAACACGGGAGTGTGATCCTGAACTCGTGAGCTGTCCAGGATGGAGGGTACTCTGCTCGGGCGAGGCGGTCGTTGGGGTGGTGGACCACGGCCCGGAGGAGGTCGGTAGGGTTCGGCATCCGGGTTGTTTGCGGGAGACAGAATCGGTCCGGGTAGCGGCCATTGCGGGATCTGCGTCGGTCGGGAAATGGCGCCCCCAATTCCTCCGTCCTTATTCTGTAGTGCTGCCGATGGTTGGGGTCTCGGTATACGTGATGGCGGTGATTCAACTATTTGGCGTCTTTCTGAGACATCCGTGGGGCTGTCTGGATCTTCTTCGACTATTGGGAACCTCGTGGCGCCTGGCGGCGAGTTTTGTTCCCGGAGAAATCCGGCCTGAGCCCGTTCTCTTGCCCGCTTGACGGATCCTGCAATCGATGGTCGATCCATATCTTTTCCATATTGGGGGTGACTCATTTAGTACTCGTAAATTCGGTCCAGCGACATCAGAGTTTCGGGTTTCCGAATTTGTGCTTCGTCTCCCCCTCCTGCGAGATGCCTGCGTGTCCAGGTTCGACGATTAAACCATTCGCTCTACAGTATCAGCTGGCTGCAGGTCTTATGGCCGTGGTTTCTGCGGCTTTCCGATAATTGGTTGATGCGGCGGTGCTTTCGAAATTGCCCGAGGGGAAACTCGTACAGGCTCGAATGGGCAGTGCTGCGACTGCAGGTACTCGTCGCAGCTTCGCCGACAGAAACGACTGGCGGTGGATATTTCAAACGAAGGTCGCTCAACTCTATTGTGAGGCGGTGTAACTGTGCGAAGTTGAAAACAGGACCCAGGCCTATTAGGAAGAATCGAAGTCCGGGGCGATGCTGTTGAACACGCAGCCGAGTGGCGACCGAGTGGAAAGGAATGAAACGGGGCGGGGAAAACGGCGAGGGAACGAGCTGCGTACTACGCAGTGGTAGCAGGATTGGAAAAGAAGCCGGATAGATTAATTAGGGTAGGAGAGAATGAGGCGAAGACAGCGGACGATCTATCGTGGAGAAGTCCAGGCAGGTCAGCACGAGAAAAAGTATTTAGGAGAGGGttgaggtggtggtggtggtgggtggtaGGAAGGATGAAGCAGCACGGCCACCGAGAGAACCTGCCCAGTAACAGACACAGGAGGTTCCCGGTGCTTCGGGAGGGTCGCTTCAAGCCGGCCGCACCCTCCTAAGTAGCACGCAGGGAACACCTAAACAGGAGAGCCACGGGTAAGGGGGTAGTCCCAAAGGGATCACGTACATTTGGTGTTTCGAGACTTGATCTTCTGGCCAGCGTGATTCGCCCAATGAAGAAGATATGTCGTTGCCGTCgatgaggagaagaggagtgtatgtgagtgagtgaagaGACGACCACGGGTCGGAGATACGATATGatgggtgagtgagtgagcgagtgtGATGACAGAAGCTGACTGTGGGGTGATGACATCGGCCTCAAAATGGGGAACAGGCGCGCCTGAGCAGATGGCTTCCACCAGCAGACAGACCAACGCAGTCGTCGGCGCAACAGCAAagcaacgcaacgcaacgcaacgaCAGAGTGCAACTCTGATGGCGGACAGGATAAGAAGAGTCGTCAGTGGTGAGACGGAGCGCGGATGGTTGCACGACACACACTGGGCCTTGCGATGCTGGCGGAAGGACTGAGAGTGTTTCAGACGGGCGGAACGGGCAGGGTGTATCCAGCGTCGGGGAGGCAGCACCTCTCTGGGGGGAACCTTGCGGTTGACGTCTGAAGATTCGAAGATCAAGTGACAATCAGGCGAAGACGCAGACCCGCGGAGTAGTCAAGGCTAAAATGATGTGCGAACTGACAGGCGAGATCCGCGTGGCGGAGCGCGTCCGTTGACGGGATTTGGTTAGAAGGAATAAAAAAGTAGAAGAAGTTACAATGCAACGGaacagagagacagagaagagaaggaaaagttgagcaaggacgacggcgcgggtTCCGAATCGAGTTGTTTCGAATGGGGGTAGAACAAGGTTATCGGCAGTTGGATGTCTTCAAGACTGAGCTGTTGTCCGGTTGGCGGCAAGATGAAAAAGTAAAGAAATTCCAATAACGGTCGATTGTGTCGACGGGATtgggagggaaaaaagaaagtaGAGAAGTGAAAAGGCGTCCGTCCTGTGTGAGCTTGTTGGCAGGTCTGTGTGGGCGTGTCTCGGTCGGTAACCGGACACTGATGTATCGTGGGATTTTGACCGGCTGTCGATGCCAATGCCGACTTACAACAACAGGTTGGCCGGAGTAGACTCGCGACTCGACGTGACTGGACGGAGGCGACGACTCTTGCTCGTTACCACACCTGCTGGATAGGCGTTCGAGACTgtgaaggcgaagaagaggggagaAGTCTGGAAGAGGAGTCGAGACGGGACAAGAAGGGatagagaagaaggcaagGAGGGATCCCCAGAGGTCAAAAAAGGGACAAGCGGGCTGCCAGAAGGAGAGGGTTGGGCTGGGTCTGAGTCCTAATGCAGAGACGAGGGTGGGATCGGGGAGGTCTGGCATGAGTGACAGCCCATTTgatcaatcaatcaatcaatcatgGAGAGGCTGCAGAAGCATGTTCACTCCACCAGGAAGGActcgaagaggaagagaggagagaagagaccAGGGGCATATCGCCTGGCCCTTGTCTGTTCTCCGTCGGGGGTGGGTGTGCATATGTTTCTCACCATCCGTACCTCCGTATGGTTGGTTGGTGAGTGTGCTACTCTCTGCAGTCCCACCCAGTCTATCAAGTCGGGACAATACGCCGGAGGTGAAGTGCTGCCGCAGCTTTCTGCAGCGCTGTCGCTGCCATCTACATAGTAAAGGCTAAGCcacggaggcggcggcaagtTGAAGAGGGAGATGCCCCGTGCTGCAAGGCACGGGCGTGGGGATTGTGACGGGATTGCGCAAACGATGTGATGTGGATAGGACAAGACTTTCAAGAGGAAATGACAACAGGGTGGGGTGGCCGTGACACCAACGGGACACCAACGAGCCCAGCGTCAGTGTCAGCGTCAGCGACAGTCCAAGCTGGTAGAGGCGAGAGGGCCGTTGACGGCGTGGTCGCCACTGTTCTCTGCTCTTTACTCCTTGCTCCGGGTCCCTAGGCTGTCGGGTGGGAGCACAGAAGCAGTTTGGAAAGGGAAACCCGATGGCGCAAGAGGCGTCCGGCCAAATCGATGGTCGCGCAAGCCCGGCGGTCGCCCCAACTTGCAAAAGGTATATCGGACGTCTCCCAAGGGTTGCCCCTGGCGGCAATTTTGAAGAGGACAATGATCCAAAGTGGTAGATAGATTGCTGGTAGCTCGGGTAGACTTTGGAACTGGCAAGGGGTAACTGTAACTGTAACTGCACGCAGTTTGTAAGTTttaagagagagagaaagagagagagagagtgtgtgtgtgtgtatgtgtttAGACTTCGAGAGTCTCGTCAAGTtcctaccttacctatcACCTACCCACCGCTCCTGCTCCAGGAGTCATGCCTGCTTACCCCCTGGCTAGCCCTCGTCGAGCCCCTGTCTTCTGGACTCACCAAGTGGATCTTTCCGGAGTTTGGTGGGCCAACGATGGACGTATTAGTCTCAAGCGGAAACACTAGTGCAGGCACGCACCGCGAGACCCTTTTGATCCCTGCAATGGCGGTCCAGATGGCCCGATCTGGGGGAGGCTCACCCAACTGGTCCCGgctttcctttctttttttgccTTTCCAATATTGGGGAGATGTCGCTTTTCGATGCATGGAACCTAGTGTCTTGTGAGCAAGGAACAGTCAGTCGCGTAGCACACCACCGAGTCCCGACCCGACATCGCATACATGCTTTATTACCACCTCAGAGTCGTTCAACCCGCCAACGCGCCAAGTCTCCGCGAACCAAGCCCCTCAACGGAACATTCTCTTCCTGCAACCTGCGGCAAGCCcagccttcttcgccgttTTCTTTTGCATATGCCAGagctgccgtcggcgtgcACGtcaaaaaagaaaaccaagaACAAGCCATCCTGGAACTGGAACGAGACACTGTCGCCCGCCCGTTGCTCAGCCACGAAGAATTCAATCGCCAAAGAACAGCCAACCCCAATAGCCAGCATTTGTCAAATCATCGAGGGGACATCGGGAAGCCAGAGGTGCACCTTCATCCATTCATACGCCCGCAACACGCTTGCATCGTCACCCGCTACCCACTGTGCATACGCTCTCCAAGAAGACGGGACGAATTGAAACACTGCCTTCCTTGAGCTGATGTCTGCCGCAGGAGAGATAAAGAGGGAACTATCCCAACTTTTTCTTCATTGTCCGGCCTGCATCCGGCCCTCGATGAATAGCCCCCCCTATCGGCAAGTCTCTGACAGAGCGCTGAACGCGGTCAGGCGGTAGGAGATCACCGTCTCATCCTTGACCAAGCTGTCGACATGCCGGACATCAGCCACCCTCCTCCATGCTATCCTGTCCATCTGGGCGTCATCACGACGAAGTCAATATGACCGTTCAACACCCCGCGCCGACAACAGAAGAACGGGGTGACGATTGCCCTCACCTTATGCTTGCCTTGCAGCCTTTGCCTTACCACTAGAACGCCGATCAGCATTACAGCTGACACACAAGCGGGGGTCTGCCTGCGGCATGCAGCTCCAAAGTTCCTGTAATAGCCCCCTCCTGCAGGAACATCTCGACAGGATACGGAGGTGGATGCCCTTGTGGTCTTGGCACGTCGATATGTGATCATgacttcttcgtcttttGTCTCCTGGGCTTCTGCACTGCTCTCTGTGGCATGTCTCACGGCACCCAACGAGGTGGTCCCTACTCTGGGAATGATTTATCCAACCAGCGCTTCGAGGAGGTAGTGATAGAACagccacggcgacggcgacatcaACAAGTTGGCAGGCCATGCAGCGCCGTCCATCAACTAGTTTGTCTTTTATTGTACTCTACAGGCCGCGGTTCGTTTTCGAGTTCTAGACGAGTTTCAGCTGCCGCATGCATGCTGCAGACATGGGACAGGGCTCAGGGTCAGCCCCTTCCTCATCTTTTTATCCGTCACAATGGCCGCAATTGGGTGCATCGGCAAGCACCAGTCGTACTAGAATATACTTTGTCACGTGGAgctccttcctccttcctaACAGGGTACATCGATGAATATCCAACACACGTTGCCATTATCCCTATTGTTCAACATACAGGTATGCGGCGGCGCTTCCGTATTCGAACCTGCCAGGTTGCCACAATAAATGTGGTCACATGGTGAATGATCGACGCGGGACAGCAGCCGGCAGggcactgctgctgcccaTCCGATCCCCGGCATTATTTAGACAAGTCTTCCCCTTGCGGCCTAACCTCACATCAGCTATCGaggcagatgcagatgcaaatgcagatgcagatgcagatgcagccATCGGGAGATGGTTTACACACTTCGGAGAAGCGCACCTTTTTTTAGAGTGAGTGAGCACTACCGCTGCCTGTATCTCTGCACGATTTGAATTTCAATTGCCGTACCTCTCCACACGTGGAGTGTTGGGACGAAACGAAACAAggcgccgacggagccgccgTCTTGCGATGAAGCAACCCGCAGCCCGTAGCCCAAGCGACCTGATCTCTGATTTGGATCTGATTCTCGGCTGTGTCTATCTCACAGAAGACACGTCGTCATTCCTCGGGGAAGCGTTCAGAGACGAACTGCAGTCTCTCGCCAAGTCACTGTTCGGTATCAAGTCTTACCAGCCCTCCAATGGTTCATTCGCGGGTCTCCGAGGTGTTATCGGCATCGCACCAGCCTCTATCGGCGGTTATCAACGTCAAACTCTCCAGCCCCAGGGCGCCGACTAGCCGCCGGGGTGGAGGTATCGTGCGCTTCCTTTCCTTCGGTGATTGCAGACGTATCATATCCTTGCTTTGTTTGCTGCTTCCGCATTCTTTTGTGGCCGAACTGTTGAACGAACAAATTAGAGATGTACATCTGTTCCGGTTCCCGAATGTGTGGATATCAAGCACTCCACTAGCCGGTCCCTGAATGTCGTCTCCAAGCTCAGCGGGCATTCCAACGAGGTGTCGATCACCCAAAGTCGTCATTTCCGGATGCTGCGCCGTGAACCTAATCTGCTGAGTGAAACCATAGATCGAGTGCTTCGAAGCGGCCAGTCATCTTGGGGATCATGCTTATGGCCATGCCACATGatggcttttttttttaaggGGGAGAGGACACAACAGCATCAAGTTATCAATCACTTGTTTTTTATAGCACATCCCAATTTCATGCTGGTCGAATAACCTGACACAGTCTACAACTGGAAAAGGTCATCTCTTGGCAGGGGACAAAACTCAAAAGTGATATTACTCGGAAATTTCACTTCTATGCAGGATGGCTCTCCACATGGGTCTTCAGACCTGATCATCTTGCGACAAGGAACCGTATGCTTGCTGTCCCGGGTCCACGCTGGGCGTGAGCAATGTCAACGTGGTTGTCAAGCTCGGGTGACGGTTCGGCGCACCTCGCGCGGTGACCCGGCTCGTCTCTCAACGAAGACGACGTTGGCCTTTGTCATGTCTGGACCATCGGAAAACCCCCCTCCGCCGTTCGGCTGTTCTGGTCATGACTCTCCACCTGGGTCTTTGTCCCGACGTCGACGTATTGTACGATCTGCAAGAACAGCTAGAAAAGCAACGTGCCTGCGCATTGCCATGTCACAGCTTCTGGGCAGTTGGCTTCTTTGCTAGACTTCCTTTTGGACCTGTCGGGGTGTTTGTGGTCATggccatcaccatcgtcCATCATGATGTTGGCTTCCGCAGTGCTACAACTCCAAGACTAGCCTGCAAGAGTTTAAGCGTCGCATCTCGAATTAATCGCCTGGAACGTTTTGGAGTTCAAACAGTCCAGGATTCTCTCCTTTTGGGCGGCTGCTTCCTGTATCGACTGCTTCTTGTTCCCGTACAACACAGGCATCAAGTCACGAGTTGGCACGGAAGTACACCTTATAATCATCATTGAACAACTTCTTTATGCGATTCACATCCTGTCAGTTTCGCCGGTAGCGCTCCAGGCGGCCTTCAATGGACAGAGGTCCAATTTTGCTAGCGAGATCGGCGTCAGTCATACCAAGTCGAGGGCGAGCCAGGCCCCTAAGAGCAAATAAAGGCAGCCTCGTTGATGAGAATATTTTGTTTCTCGACATTGGGTGTCGTCGCTCTCGCAGGACTTCCAGAATTGCTTCCCTCTTGATCTTATGCTTgtctcggcttcgtcgaggtAGTGTCCCAAGACGACCTGCTCCGGATGCAACACGATGCCGGAACAACAGCGCTCCTATCCTGTAGTCAAGTGAAGGGAGTTTTGTCCGTTGGGGTAGGGGTTGTTAAAGATTTCTTGGTCAGAATGTCTGAAGTTCCATCGTCAGGAGCATGTATTGCATCAGATGTGATGTTTAGCTGCTGAACTGAGTCCAACTCGGGTTGGCCGTCATTACATCAGCCTTCGACACGTCACGGAAGTTTTCAACCGCAGGCAAGTGTCAAATGCTTTCCATTCGAGTTCCAGATAATACAAACCATAACTGACACTGCGCATGAGGCCTTACACAACTCTATCGTCATCCCCGATCCTGGCTTGGAACATCATCAGCAGAAACAAGTGGGCTGTCGCTGAACCCCCCGCAACGGGGTTAAACGTCAAGACGGCAGATTCACTTAGGCACGCCGGGAGCTCACAAAACGTTGCTTGTGAATGGTGGCTGATCACACCGCCAAGAGAACTGATGCTTAGACGACATCTCCAACTGAAGGTTTCAGCGATTTGGACTATTCGAAAGGTATCTTGAAGCTCCGAGACGAAGAGCGAGACCGCCTTCAAGGGTCGCTTCCCATCCACAGTCTACGAGTTGTCGGGTAGACTAATTTATTCACACAACTACTGACTGATCTTCGAGTTGTTACTTACTATACGGTTGCAGCAATGACACAACTTTCGGAGGGAGACGTTGGACTCACGTGATCTCACCGGCCTTCACCGAGTGTGCACGGGACCCGGACCTTGGTCTGGACATTCGTTGTTGTGTGCGGATACTGGTGTGCGGGTGCCCCCACGGCGCAAAGTCCAGGCCTTCTCTGGGCCGTCGCGGAAAGACGGGAATGCTACGGCCCAGATTCTTGGATCCGAGGGGTatcctccatctccaacagAATCCACCTTTCAAGACGACACAGCTCGACAATGAGTCTGACTGTCTGGCCAGCCTCcggaggaaggggggagtCGAGGTGGGCTTTGGTAGTTTCCACATCACGATGATACGGCGACGAGGTTTCAGACCAGACGGAACCCCTTGCGTGGGCCGTGGCTCGGCAGGCGATGAATCACAAGCCCAGCATGCCCAGTAATGGCTCAGGTCGCCTCATCAGTCTTTTCTCGTCTCAATCGCGCAgccaaccagccagccacGCCCATTCGCCTATTCATCTAGGTCAATGGTCACCACCAATCTTTAACTTTTTTCTTCTGGTCTCTGCCTTTCGGGTCTCGAGTGTGACTGGAGCTGGTTGACTCGAGCACAAGCCGCAGACGTCATGGCTTCCGGGCTGAAAATGCTCGTGCTGGGCTGTTCGAGGGATGGAGAGTGTTGGGCATCGAGCATTGATGTGCTGACGTACGCTTTGAGTTCACACTCGCCTTGAGTTTGTTTGTATCGCAGGGAAGGCCACCAGAGGAGTAAGATGTAGGCACAAAGCAAAGGAGCGGGCGGCATTTGGCAATTGGGGTTTTACGCGGACACAGCGACTCTTGCCATACCATGCCGTaccatgccatgccataATACGAGTATTTTAGAGGTTGAGGGGGCGTCGAGGCAGAGAGGGAGTCTTGGGAGGTTTGCCGTTCAGCCCGTCGCGGCATGAAAGAGTGGCCCCGACGGAGAGGGCGGAAAGTGGAAGAGCAAGGGGAAGGGTGGAGACTGGACAGCAGAGATACTCGGAGGGGCCAAAAGGTGagtggacgacgaggtgaCATGATGCGAGGGGATTCAAGCCTGAACCAGCAGGCTGGCTGCTG
This window contains:
- a CDS encoding Putative EGF-like domain-containing protein, whose protein sequence is MSHPQYGKDMDRPSIAGSVKRARERAQAGFLREQNSPPGATRFPIVEEDPDSPTDVSERRQIVESPPSRIPRPQPSAALQNKDGGIGGAISRPTQIPQWPLPGPILSPANNPDAEPYRPPPGRGPPPQRPPRPSRVPSILDSSRVQDHTPVFQYTPQSGRESVLSQDISSTPLTPSSRHTQSSLSSVGSIPDFPLPAAIPPVAAPPPVAPPRRSVTLGPPPSSRRGDSSFYSNASFVSPIPEESPRSRSHTSFASSAAMPESWGSQSPGFSPGYPDDYYGDDAYSTEDENSQMSRGSGSPYGDVGDESKLVRSASLGKMSKPSIVMNRAPSSGDPLPQEAQSVSELQEPPPRPSPSPMQLPVSPFESGTAYYEGSSSSGTVPTVAATANTPSLTPDAMLGAFAAASATDPADMRKVTPSPRPYDRLSAIRRPPKLGLDMDSVRAMESRGSMTSLPDLIKRATRLAALIDRGRRPGSRFEMGDGTWPDEKAFGREGDQQVSGMSSAEKHQSGLSDMLAAFPPPAATTPNPPNRGSWFRRASTASWPLAPGSRGSTPQPVTRAMAARGSPLARLESNDEQSSTRPRRRCCGLPLWAFIVIVIIVLGIVAAAIVVPLEFLVFRRNRTSTPTAEPALNQCQNQLRCENGGTNVISQGVCSCICINGFTGQTCSVAGATGCTTTNLMGNSTSTNFSNVTLGQAVPRLLQQARTNFSVPLDGTDILAKFNTENLSCIAQNSLVTFDGRSSRVGTPTSAVDVVANAAIPVEVIVIPPGGAATVTIDINAPGAVVLPSPDIVGGFTTLTGPFRVTTIYATSSTKWATIPVISTPTSLPETTPSVSPPATTTPPPPPSPPPTTMTTMTTTPQGPLFPSIPVSSAPAPNPRFMVTEETLDFARVSVLLILERQSLMAATTAQTILQRFFTTADQGGRQQNGGVTPTQALNVTLGGGNSVDLVNFLITIPGGIQAGGTSR